The following coding sequences lie in one Monomorium pharaonis isolate MP-MQ-018 chromosome 1, ASM1337386v2, whole genome shotgun sequence genomic window:
- the LOC105832335 gene encoding DALR anticodon-binding domain-containing protein 3 isoform X2 — METWAGFCTRCIINNIVFHFTGDTHKNSSVIKVNSENLLANGELYFLCNFKAWRSLLVCSTNCTSILQHFAHTHGATKGNIDEDVAEEIFEQLMIKSSSWPVRIQRCLLRKERVCLFLNRGDIISNSIRIAIEYGKTFGKAEPTDKAFTLKYQPDGQSDLTTQRLCLMMDIAAKMLCLHGHTLSTGDNCSKYMFTSKSEGLVDKGYEKYVCGVVKNSQSNSKETSLTWEQYIKYKMDQLAELSIHKFIEKNNVKDCFLRNLASAIAIFELISVKPSRSVIIENNNLENDRSITNTKGASFVLYNTARIATILTKHNEKVSCGDYPSLPDIKNVDFSQLQEEEEWELIYNFIFGYPEMINNCLKCEPGFHIDPQVICLFLSRLCQKFSVYYRKVKILTEGGDHLIPKRVARLYMLRALQIVFENALDILGIKPVSRM; from the exons ATGGAAACTTGGGCTGGTTTCTGTACCAGATGTATCATCAACAATATTGTTTTCCACTTTACTGGAGATACTCATAAAAATTCTTCAGTAATCAAAGTGAATAGCGAGAACTTGTTGGCAAATGGAGAGCTGTACTTTCTGTGCAATTTCAAAGCATGGAGAAGTCTTCTGGTTTGCTCTACGAATTGCACAAGTATTCTGCAACATTTCGCACACACACATGGTGCGACGAAAGGCAACATAGACGAGGATGTGGCTGAAGAA ATCTTTGAACAGTTAATGATAAAGAGCAGTAGTTGGCCAGTAAGGATACAAAGATGCTTGTTGCGAAAGGAAAGAGTCTGTCTGTTCCTAAATCGAGGAGATATCATTTCAAATAGCATAAGAATAGCCATAGAGTATGGTAAGACATTTGGAAAGGCTGAACCTACTGATAAAGCATTTACATTAAAGTATCAGCCTGATGGACAATCAGACCTTACTACTCAAAGGTTGTGTCTAATGATGGACATTGCTGCAAAGATGTTGTGTCTGCACGGGCATACATTATCAACTGGGGACAATTGTAGCAAATATATGTTTACTAGCAAATCAGAGGGACTGGTTGACAAGGGGTATGAGAAATATGTCTGTGGCGTTGTGAAGAATTCCCAATCAAATTCAAAAGAAACAAGTCTTACGTGGGAgcagtatataaaatataaaatggatCAATTGGCTGAACTAAgcattcataaatttattgagaaaaacaatgtaaaagaTTGTTTCCTGCGCAATTTAGCCAGTGCTATtgcaatttttgaattaatatctGTGAAACCAAGTCGATCAGTTATTattgagaataataatttagaaaatgatagaaGCATTACAAATACCAAAg GTGCATCATTTGTATTGTATAATACTGCCAGGATAGcaacaattttaacaaaacataATGAGAAGGTATCATGTGGAGATTATCCTAGTTTGccagatataaaaaatgtagattTCTCACAGTTGCAAGAAGAA GAAGAATGGGagcttatatataattttatttttggatatccggaaatgataaataattgctTAAAGTGTGAACCAGGTTTTCATATTGATCCACAAGTCATATGCCTGTTTTTATCACGATTATGCCAAAAATTCAGTGTCTACTATCGaaaagtcaaaattttaaca gaaGGAGGTGATCACTTGATTCCCAAGAGAGTTGCAAGATTGTACATGTTGCGTGCACTACAGATTGTATTTGAGAACGCTCTAGACATTTTAGGCATCAAGCCAGTATCGcgaatgtaa
- the LOC105832335 gene encoding DALR anticodon-binding domain-containing protein 3 isoform X1 has translation METWAGFCTRCIINNIVFHFTGDTHKNSSVIKVNSENLLANGELYFLCNFKAWRSLLVCSTNCTSILQHFAHTHGATKGNIDEDVAEEQIFEQLMIKSSSWPVRIQRCLLRKERVCLFLNRGDIISNSIRIAIEYGKTFGKAEPTDKAFTLKYQPDGQSDLTTQRLCLMMDIAAKMLCLHGHTLSTGDNCSKYMFTSKSEGLVDKGYEKYVCGVVKNSQSNSKETSLTWEQYIKYKMDQLAELSIHKFIEKNNVKDCFLRNLASAIAIFELISVKPSRSVIIENNNLENDRSITNTKGASFVLYNTARIATILTKHNEKVSCGDYPSLPDIKNVDFSQLQEEEEWELIYNFIFGYPEMINNCLKCEPGFHIDPQVICLFLSRLCQKFSVYYRKVKILTEGGDHLIPKRVARLYMLRALQIVFENALDILGIKPVSRM, from the exons ATGGAAACTTGGGCTGGTTTCTGTACCAGATGTATCATCAACAATATTGTTTTCCACTTTACTGGAGATACTCATAAAAATTCTTCAGTAATCAAAGTGAATAGCGAGAACTTGTTGGCAAATGGAGAGCTGTACTTTCTGTGCAATTTCAAAGCATGGAGAAGTCTTCTGGTTTGCTCTACGAATTGCACAAGTATTCTGCAACATTTCGCACACACACATGGTGCGACGAAAGGCAACATAGACGAGGATGTGGCTGAAGAA CAGATCTTTGAACAGTTAATGATAAAGAGCAGTAGTTGGCCAGTAAGGATACAAAGATGCTTGTTGCGAAAGGAAAGAGTCTGTCTGTTCCTAAATCGAGGAGATATCATTTCAAATAGCATAAGAATAGCCATAGAGTATGGTAAGACATTTGGAAAGGCTGAACCTACTGATAAAGCATTTACATTAAAGTATCAGCCTGATGGACAATCAGACCTTACTACTCAAAGGTTGTGTCTAATGATGGACATTGCTGCAAAGATGTTGTGTCTGCACGGGCATACATTATCAACTGGGGACAATTGTAGCAAATATATGTTTACTAGCAAATCAGAGGGACTGGTTGACAAGGGGTATGAGAAATATGTCTGTGGCGTTGTGAAGAATTCCCAATCAAATTCAAAAGAAACAAGTCTTACGTGGGAgcagtatataaaatataaaatggatCAATTGGCTGAACTAAgcattcataaatttattgagaaaaacaatgtaaaagaTTGTTTCCTGCGCAATTTAGCCAGTGCTATtgcaatttttgaattaatatctGTGAAACCAAGTCGATCAGTTATTattgagaataataatttagaaaatgatagaaGCATTACAAATACCAAAg GTGCATCATTTGTATTGTATAATACTGCCAGGATAGcaacaattttaacaaaacataATGAGAAGGTATCATGTGGAGATTATCCTAGTTTGccagatataaaaaatgtagattTCTCACAGTTGCAAGAAGAA GAAGAATGGGagcttatatataattttatttttggatatccggaaatgataaataattgctTAAAGTGTGAACCAGGTTTTCATATTGATCCACAAGTCATATGCCTGTTTTTATCACGATTATGCCAAAAATTCAGTGTCTACTATCGaaaagtcaaaattttaaca gaaGGAGGTGATCACTTGATTCCCAAGAGAGTTGCAAGATTGTACATGTTGCGTGCACTACAGATTGTATTTGAGAACGCTCTAGACATTTTAGGCATCAAGCCAGTATCGcgaatgtaa